Sequence from the Ziziphus jujuba cultivar Dongzao chromosome 9, ASM3175591v1 genome:
aacacaaagacaaatccacacaaaaacaacccacacgggtcccacggcaacaaataaacaaaaatattcaaccaattaccTCGGACAGTACTGAGATGAGATCCTAATGTTTGGCTTTTCCACGGCAactttggtttggttttttgtagttgtgtgttcgtgtaaagacgtttgtttggttttttatatttgtgtgttcgtgtaaagacgtttagaaaaagttgatttttgtttggtttaaaatataataggatatataagtaattttttttttgtttgaaggttacaatggatattgaggggtagaacaaaaaagatatcaaatgagggggcaaaaataattaacctcggtcctatgagggtattggaccaaattcccctTGGTTCAAACCTACTTAATAGAcccaaatgaaaataaagtgttttttaatttttttttaaaatttttttacatgaGGTACCCAAATTATTCTTGGGCATTCAAAGCGAgaattttaacattttccaGAAAACATCTTCACTCTCAAATCAAGCAACGACATTAATTTATCGGTTAGTTAGATTTTCATTCTGAGACTGACCGTCCGATGGACTCTACACAGTCACTCTTCAAATTACTatgtttttatgaaaaataatacatattttttataagaaagaATAATTTGAAGAAATGTAAAACCCACACAAGACCCTTTTTTAAACCAAGCATTTTCACTATATTCAAAACAAAGCAAGAAAAATAGacttaattaaaacatattgtaaacataaattaattaatattattgatatgaaaatactatataataaaaaagcttcatttttttttttttctttctgcatATAAAATTGAGCTTGAGACCTAAATTCTCAACTGGGTACAACCAAGAACAGTTCCCCGGCACCGTGTCATTGAAGCTACTTGGCGCCAAGTTGGTCTTTCACCACCCATAGTCAAGACATCAACAACACCCATTGGCTGGATTTCCCAGTTCCACTGATCAGGGCCAATCACCCCTCCAATTACATAAATCTCATCCCCTAACCCTATCATCGCAAACCCAATTCTCCGGCGAAACTCAGATGCTGAAGCCACCACTTTCCTTAGTCTTCCTTCTTGCTTAAAGATTAGATAATGGCTCATCACATGAAGTGCACCCTGAACAACAGCCATCGGGCCCTGGAGCCATCCATAATCCTCAACCGTCCAGCCAAGCCCCACATTGTCTAAGACTTGCACGGTAGATAATCCCTTGTGCAAGACGTGCATTTTCCCTCCAATCACTATTCCTGAGCATGCTGAATTATGTGTACGATGGAGGTCAGGGATTGGTATCCACACATCCTTATCTGGGTCGTACATTTCTGCCTGAGAAATTGATTTTCGGCAACTGGTGAAACCACCTGCAACTACAATCTTCCCATCCAAAACACAGCAGGCAAACATGGCACGAGGCACAAGCATAGATGCTCGTGGAGCCCACTGCCGGATAATAGGATCATATGACCATACCTCATTGGTTGCAAAGCTACCATCTTGATCACCAGTCTGTGGATCAACGGCATCGCTACCACCACCAAGCACAAACAACTTTCCAGCAGTGGAGACTGCACCAAAGTGAGAAAGGTGCCTGAGTTTAGAGGGGAGAACAGGGAGTGTAATCCAAAGATCTCGTTGAGGGTCATAAAGCTGCCATAAATTTTCTGGGTCAAAAGCACAAACACATAAAAGATCCTCAGTTGCGCCAACCTCCTGTCGAGCTCTAAACAATTCACGACTACGAATGGTTGCTCGCCAGGAACGAGAAACAAGTTCCAACTTGGGATACAGATAGAAGGGAACCCATGCAAGGCATCTGACGGCGACAGCGTCAGGGAGTCCTTCAATTAGTTCAGACATAATATTCACACTTACATTTGTTTCAGATGATTCTCTACTGGTGATTTGCTGCACTGGAGGCAGCACTGGCTTATGCAACCTGATGATAAATAAGAATATGGTCATAAGCGAACATATTTTTAGCTCTCAAATGTAAAACAGTATAAATCGAGCTAGTTGAACATTTATAGAACTGGAatctatattttctttcatatagTAATTCAATGTTTGGGTAGGGGAATTTGTCCCTCAAAAGCAATGAAGCAATTTGTCAGTGCTGCTGGCAATAGAATAATATTAGATGGCATTTTTCATGGACTCCAAGAGTAGAATATTTCTCAAAGACCAAAATAAAATGATGCAATGCCTTGTACACCCAAAGACAACGAAACAACGGAacaataaaaagtaaaacataaaaaaaaaaaaaacaaaaaaacttaacCAACAATCTTATAGAGAATGATTTACCAGCAAAGACAATCAACTCAGTTAGCAGAAGCATCAGCTTATGCATAAGcacattaaaagaaataaatttctcAAATATCATCATGACCATTCAATTCACAGATTCACAATTAGTAAGGTTGAATACATTAGACAGAATGCTCCATCAAGTCTAAAGTATCCattaaaacaaaagtaaaagctTCATTATCAGTGTTGATGGCTTTCAAATTCAGTTAGAACAAAAGATCTATGTTCAAACACCCGAACTTCAATTAAGATCTTAAATTATGAGATCAACGGAATGAACTCCAATCTTAGGTCTCCAACAAGATTTTTCCATATGTTTGAGCCTTAACTCCTTCTCTGGTTTGCATTGGTAAATCACTTTGCAAACAAATAATGAAGAAATACACAGAGAGTACAGACAATAGGTAGATTCAAAATCACATAAGACAGCTATACGTGTTCCCTGGTTTAAGAACACGTAAGGCGAACAAAACTATCTGTAAGTGTAATTCCTAGGACAGAAATGAATAACATGAGAGGTTGACAAGACTACCAAAACCTATCTATCATGTTCAAAACAAAGAACAATATTTGATCTAACATGGTGAATCAAGTGGAACTAAAAGTTTTTATCCCATCTGTCCAACCAGAAgttttacataataaattcatttATCAACACCCCAGAAGAACATTCAAAAATTAACTTAACTGACCAGCCAAAATTCTGAAGCAGACATCTCACTCAGCTGGAACTAAGAATTTAAACATTTGCAATCAATCTGGCCTTAGTTGAAATTACTCAGTTGTGAACATGATCTGAGTATAAAACCAGTAGCCCTATAAGAGATCTACGGTAACTTATTTCATAATTcagaaattaaaactaaaactcATAACAAAACAAGTGAACAAGTCATTGACGATAACGGGCTGCGCCAATGCATGATCCACGCCTCGTACAAACTAACCGGTTAGATTCACATGCATATATTCTCAGTCACAAATACGAATTGGAAATTATTTAGATAGACGCATACAAACCgcaaagaataaaaacaaaaaaccgaTTCACCAAATTCCCTAAGAACCGGCAAATTATAAATGCAAAGAAAGCAAATTGCAATTGAAACCCAAACATTCAACCAAGCAACCAAATACTCATACACAAAAAAGCACGGACTGTACTCCAAAATCTCAACATTTAAGACACAACCCACctggaattcaaacaaaaaggAATATGGGTTTTCAACAATTTCGAAAAATAAAGCAACTTATAAGCGATTCATGTAAAACAAAAGTGAAAGAGCTCCTAATCGTATTGTTTTATGCCtaaaacagagagaaagagaaggaatATGAAAGGAAGGGGATGTACCTGAAATACAGGGGCAGtggaggaaaaac
This genomic interval carries:
- the LOC107425949 gene encoding F-box/kelch-repeat protein SKIP30, yielding MSELIEGLPDAVAVRCLAWVPFYLYPKLELVSRSWRATIRSRELFRARQEVGATEDLLCVCAFDPENLWQLYDPQRDLWITLPVLPSKLRHLSHFGAVSTAGKLFVLGGGSDAVDPQTGDQDGSFATNEVWSYDPIIRQWAPRASMLVPRAMFACCVLDGKIVVAGGFTSCRKSISQAEMYDPDKDVWIPIPDLHRTHNSACSGIVIGGKMHVLHKGLSTVQVLDNVGLGWTVEDYGWLQGPMAVVQGALHVMSHYLIFKQEGRLRKVVASASEFRRRIGFAMIGLGDEIYVIGGVIGPDQWNWEIQPMGVVDVLTMGGERPTWRQVASMTRCRGTVLGCTQLRI